The nucleotide sequence CAGCACCAGCACCAGGAGGATGAAGGGCCAGGCGTCGGCCAGGCCCTTGGCGCCGGGGAAGTAGACCTGGCTGATCGCCTCGAGCAGCGCCAGCCCCATCGCCCCCGCAACCGTCAGCGGCAGCGAGACCAGGCCGCCGATGAAGGTCACGGTCAGCGCCTTGAGGGTGAGCCCGGTGAGCGACTGGTTGTCGAGGAAGAGGATGGGAGCGAGCAGCATGGTGGTGAGGCCGGACAGGCCGAACGCCAGCCCCCAGACCACCGGGGAGATCAGCCGCGAGCGCACCCCCATCAGCCGGGCGGCGGTGCCGTCGTCGGAGATCGCGCGCATCGCCATTCCCAGCCGGGTGCGGCGGAGCAGGTAGGCGAGGCCGCCGAAGACCGCGGCGGTGGCCACCAGCAGCACGATCTGGTCGTAGGTCACGGAGTAGTTGGCCAGCGGGATCCGCACCGTTCTGTCGAGGAGTGGCGAGGGGAAGAGCTGGCCCCAGGTGTTGCCCCACCAGGGGACGATGAACACGAACCCCTCGGCGAGGATGAAGAGGGCGAGGGTGGAGATGGTCTGCAGGTCGGGCCGCCCGGCGAGGCGGCGGATGACGATGCGCTCGAAGCCGAGGCCGATCAGCACCGCCACCACGATGCCGGTGAGCACCCCCAGGTAGTAGGGCACGTGGCGCAGCGTGATCAGGTCCCAGGCGACGAAGCCGCAGAGCACGCCGATGCCGCCGTGGGCGACGTTGAGCACGCCGGTGGTCCGGTAGACGAGCACCATCCCCAGGGCGATCAGCGAGTAGAACGAGCCCGCGATCACCGCGATGATCAGGGTCTGGAGCAGTTCCTCCACGGCGCTCTCCCTTGGTTGGCGGCTCGGATCGACGGTAGCGTCGCCATCCGGCGCCGTCGTCGGTAGCGCCTACCGATTCGGATACGTAGGGCAATCGGTAGCGCCTACGGACGACACCGCCTCACCCGCGGCGCACGATGGGGCGCGGTACGGCGAGCACAGGAGGAGACGGTGTGATCCGATCACGTCCACTACTCGCGGGCTCCGCGCTCGCCCTGCTGGTGGCCGCCTGCGGGGGCGGGAGCACGGCGCAGCGGGCGGCCATCGAGCAGCAGCAGGCGCAGGCGCCGTCGGGCGGCCAGGCCGCGCCCGGCGCCGCCCTCCCCGGCTCGGGCACCGCGCCGCAGCAGGGCACCGCGCCCCAGTCCGGAACCCAGTCGTCGAACGCGGCCGTCCCCGGGGCCGCGGGTGCGGCTCCGGCTCCCGGCGCGGCCGGCGGACCTCCCGCCGGGGTCAGGCCCGCCGGCAGCGTCCCCGGTCCCGCGAAGCCCGGCGCGGGGGTCCCCCAGCCCGGCGCCGGCGGCGCCACCGACACCGGCGTCACGGCGACCACGATCAAGCTCGGTCACATCGGCATCTACTCGGGACCCGTCGGCTCCTTCGGCGCCAACCTGTCGTACGCCTGCCGCGCCATCCTGCAGTCGGCCAACGACACCGGCGGCATCAACGGCCGGAAGTACGACGTGCTGGTGCGCGACGACGCCTGGGACGCCACCAAGGGCAGTGCCGCGGTCCGCGACCTGGTCGAGCGCCAGAACGTCTTCGCGATGGCGTGCAGCCAGTCGGTGCCGACCAACGACGCGGTGACGCCCTACCTCGACCAGCAGAAGGTTCCCAACGTCGGCAGCGACGGCTGGGGCGAGGCGCAGTACGCCGGTGCCTGGAGCTTCCCGGTGGGCGCCTCGGCGGTCAACCAGGCGCAGAACCTCGCCGACTACCAGCTCGCGCACGGTACCCGGAAGGTCGGCGTCCTCTACCTCAACAACACCACCGGCCAGGCCTACGCCGATGCCTACAAGAAGATCCTCGAGGCCGGCGGCGGCCAGATGGCGGTCGCCCAGGCCGCCAACTTCGACGACCCCGGCACCTCGACCTTCCTCGCCCAGTGCCGGGTCAACAACGTCGACACCATCACCACGATGCTCGACCCGGGCATCTTCGCGCGGATGGTGCGCGAGGCGGCGGCGCAGAGCTACAAGCCGCAGCACGGCTACTCCGGCAACGCGGCGCTGTACTTCCAGGTCACGCCCCAGTTCACCGGCCCCACCGCGGCGGGGACGATCGCGGCCATCGACTGGACGCCCGACGACCCCACCGGTCCCGCGGCGGGCAGCGCCGGCTACCGGCTGTACAAGCAGACGGTCGAGCACTACTACCCGAACATCGACCACTCCAACTGGACCAAGGCGGCGTTCGTCGGCGGCACCATGCTCAACAACGCTCTCAAGCGCCTTGGCCTCGACCTCACCCGCCAGCGGCTCAAGGACGACCTCGACCGCCTCAGCGGATTCGACACCGGGCTCGGCCCCCAGGTCAACTTCAGCGTCGGCCATCACCGGTCGAACAAGACCACCTACCTGGTGCAGCTGCAGGACGTGGGCGGGGGGAAGCTC is from Candidatus Dormiibacterota bacterium and encodes:
- a CDS encoding ABC transporter substrate-binding protein, whose protein sequence is MIRSRPLLAGSALALLVAACGGGSTAQRAAIEQQQAQAPSGGQAAPGAALPGSGTAPQQGTAPQSGTQSSNAAVPGAAGAAPAPGAAGGPPAGVRPAGSVPGPAKPGAGVPQPGAGGATDTGVTATTIKLGHIGIYSGPVGSFGANLSYACRAILQSANDTGGINGRKYDVLVRDDAWDATKGSAAVRDLVERQNVFAMACSQSVPTNDAVTPYLDQQKVPNVGSDGWGEAQYAGAWSFPVGASAVNQAQNLADYQLAHGTRKVGVLYLNNTTGQAYADAYKKILEAGGGQMAVAQAANFDDPGTSTFLAQCRVNNVDTITTMLDPGIFARMVREAAAQSYKPQHGYSGNAALYFQVTPQFTGPTAAGTIAAIDWTPDDPTGPAAGSAGYRLYKQTVEHYYPNIDHSNWTKAAFVGGTMLNNALKRLGLDLTRQRLKDDLDRLSGFDTGLGPQVNFSVGHHRSNKTTYLVQLQDVGGGKLGWKYIAGPIVNPHL
- a CDS encoding branched-chain amino acid ABC transporter permease; this translates as MEELLQTLIIAVIAGSFYSLIALGMVLVYRTTGVLNVAHGGIGVLCGFVAWDLITLRHVPYYLGVLTGIVVAVLIGLGFERIVIRRLAGRPDLQTISTLALFILAEGFVFIVPWWGNTWGQLFPSPLLDRTVRIPLANYSVTYDQIVLLVATAAVFGGLAYLLRRTRLGMAMRAISDDGTAARLMGVRSRLISPVVWGLAFGLSGLTTMLLAPILFLDNQSLTGLTLKALTVTFIGGLVSLPLTVAGAMGLALLEAISQVYFPGAKGLADAWPFILLVLVLAARFARQHGSLDDQAVVRA